A single region of the Patescibacteria group bacterium genome encodes:
- a CDS encoding ABC transporter permease: MNVRQNTAAIMVVAERELIRYWRDKPRIVSTLFQPLMFLFVFGSGLQQTLSRGNFGVDFLQFMYPGIIAMSIMSLAFFSTISTVWDREFGFLKEILVAPVSRVSIALGKMAGAAAIASLQGVILLALAPFIGVRLHWSVMPKLLPLMILLAFVIAGLGLFIASLVKTVENFGVIMNFFVFPMFFLSGAFFPLTAVPAWMKAVALINPLSYGVDAMRQILLAPQVSARVLDTLILRTASADAVILVAFTAVFLFAAVLAFDKRN; encoded by the coding sequence ATGAATGTCCGACAGAACACCGCCGCCATCATGGTCGTGGCCGAGCGCGAACTCATCCGTTACTGGCGCGACAAACCCCGTATCGTCTCCACGCTGTTCCAGCCGCTGATGTTCCTGTTCGTCTTCGGCAGTGGCCTGCAGCAGACCTTGTCCCGGGGGAATTTTGGGGTGGATTTCCTGCAGTTCATGTATCCCGGCATCATCGCCATGAGCATCATGAGCCTGGCGTTCTTCTCGACGATCTCCACGGTCTGGGATCGGGAGTTCGGGTTCCTCAAGGAGATCCTTGTGGCTCCGGTTTCCCGCGTCAGCATCGCGCTCGGCAAGATGGCCGGCGCGGCCGCCATCGCTTCGCTCCAGGGCGTGATCCTGCTGGCGCTGGCGCCTTTCATCGGCGTCAGGCTGCATTGGTCGGTCATGCCCAAACTTTTACCGCTCATGATCCTGTTGGCGTTTGTCATCGCCGGACTCGGCTTGTTCATCGCCTCCTTGGTCAAGACCGTCGAGAATTTCGGCGTGATCATGAATTTTTTCGTCTTCCCGATGTTCTTCCTGTCTGGCGCTTTCTTTCCGCTCACGGCCGTACCGGCCTGGATGAAGGCGGTGGCACTCATCAATCCGCTGTCCTACGGCGTCGACGCCATGCGGCAGATCCTGCTGGCGCCGCAGGTCTCCGCGCGCGTTCTGGATACGCTGATCCTGCGCACGGCCTCCGCGGACGCGGTGATTCTGGTGGCCTTCACAGCGGTCTTCTTGTTCGCCGCGGTCCTGGCTTTCGACAAGAGAAATTGA
- a CDS encoding NAD-dependent epimerase/dehydratase family protein, with protein MKILITGSNGYVGNFLAEHFSRQGIPVVGLDIASMPRQRDYPNFRFVKCDVRDKPLVRRIFADELPTHVIHLAYLMDPQHDALFEWDVDVYGSMNVFIAAHDTSSVVQFIHFSSASVYGGWPDNTIGITEERRPRPRDWVYAQNKVWVEDHYLRFAKRADFKLVNFRMCTAVGPSYYKPGGVVAVLAKSPVGLLLDGSDAEIQFIHEDDVKALVGLVLADAEIEGVFNLAADSYSCQREMNPNSRKIFLSLPKRLFKAVIALLWKLRLSSVSPTSVNLIAHGIVVSPKKLQERYGYSFRYSTREAFFDAYHRRKENGTL; from the coding sequence ATGAAGATCCTGATCACCGGTTCGAACGGCTACGTCGGAAATTTTTTGGCCGAGCATTTTTCCCGGCAAGGGATCCCGGTCGTCGGCCTGGATATTGCTTCGATGCCGCGCCAGCGGGATTATCCGAATTTTCGCTTCGTGAAATGCGATGTCCGCGACAAGCCGCTCGTCCGCCGCATCTTCGCCGACGAGTTGCCGACGCATGTCATCCATCTCGCTTACCTCATGGATCCGCAGCACGACGCCTTGTTCGAATGGGACGTTGATGTTTACGGTTCGATGAACGTCTTCATCGCCGCTCACGACACATCCAGCGTCGTCCAGTTCATCCACTTCAGTTCCGCGAGCGTCTACGGCGGCTGGCCGGACAATACCATCGGCATCACCGAGGAGCGGCGTCCGCGGCCGCGCGACTGGGTGTACGCCCAGAACAAGGTGTGGGTGGAAGATCATTATCTGCGCTTCGCCAAACGGGCGGACTTCAAATTGGTCAACTTCCGGATGTGTACGGCGGTCGGTCCGAGCTACTACAAGCCGGGCGGCGTCGTAGCCGTGCTGGCGAAGTCGCCAGTCGGCCTGCTGCTCGACGGCTCTGACGCCGAGATCCAATTCATCCACGAGGACGACGTCAAAGCGCTCGTCGGCCTAGTGCTCGCGGACGCGGAGATCGAAGGTGTCTTCAATCTCGCGGCTGATTCGTATTCGTGCCAGCGGGAAATGAATCCGAATTCGCGGAAGATCTTCCTCAGCCTGCCGAAACGCCTGTTCAAGGCGGTCATCGCCTTGCTCTGGAAACTGCGGCTCAGCAGCGTTTCGCCGACCTCGGTCAACCTCATCGCTCACGGGATCGTCGTGTCGCCGAAGAAATTGCAGGAACGCTACGGCTATTCGTTCCGCTATTCGACGCGCGAGGCTTTCTTCGATGCCTATCATCGGAGGAAAGAGAACGGTACGCTTTAG
- the glgP gene encoding alpha-glucan family phosphorylase has translation MAQLIEEKARFEALRALPEFARFNGRPVAYFCAEYAFNEPQRRYAGGLGVLAGDMVREAADLKFPLLAIGLYYREGYICSRKSLGDGQSVEACEATPPSRAGFEPVYDQKGERLHVIVPIHDRNIRCRAWRKSIGQVPVYVLDTNCEENLPADRGITDRLYDNDKETRFKQEIVLGIGGLRLIEALGIHPIVYHLNEGHSAMLALELIHHEMHERHIGFDEAKQFARRRIVLTNHTLVPAGNEVYSYDLATMLLQRYAIDLSVPVHELVKLGLVQQSSEFSLTMLALRMSTIVNAVSRLHAAKAKEIWTDHPMVAVTNGIHVPTWDRIGDDHAGAGSFWARHQEKKKELLDHIRAATGREWSADTLLIGWARRIVRYKRPLAIFEDLKRLADLARAAGRPFKIVISGYAHPNDTDGEGLLKEIMKLTEGELADIAVYLPGYGLGSAGLLVAGCDVWLNTPVVGFEACGTSGMKAALNGVLQLSTKDGWIHEAPLDNAGWILHNDHLNQDIFDRLEKDILPLYYARNAAGTPELWEERMRHSRAMILEQFTATRMFREYVETLYS, from the coding sequence ATGGCCCAGCTGATCGAAGAAAAAGCGCGATTCGAGGCTTTGCGAGCCTTGCCGGAGTTCGCCCGGTTCAATGGGCGTCCGGTGGCTTATTTTTGCGCCGAATACGCTTTTAATGAACCGCAGCGGCGCTACGCCGGCGGCCTGGGCGTCCTGGCCGGAGACATGGTCCGGGAAGCGGCCGACCTGAAATTTCCGCTGCTCGCCATCGGTTTGTATTATCGCGAAGGGTACATCTGTTCGCGTAAAAGCCTTGGCGACGGACAATCCGTGGAAGCTTGTGAAGCGACGCCGCCGTCGCGCGCCGGTTTCGAACCCGTCTATGATCAGAAAGGCGAGCGGCTGCACGTTATCGTGCCGATCCACGATCGCAACATCAGATGTCGGGCGTGGCGCAAGTCCATCGGCCAGGTTCCGGTCTACGTCCTCGATACCAACTGCGAGGAGAACCTGCCGGCCGATCGCGGCATCACCGACCGGCTGTACGACAACGACAAAGAGACGCGTTTCAAACAGGAGATCGTCCTGGGGATCGGCGGTCTGCGCCTGATCGAGGCTTTGGGCATCCATCCGATCGTCTATCATCTGAACGAGGGGCATTCCGCCATGTTGGCGCTCGAACTCATCCACCACGAGATGCATGAGCGGCATATCGGTTTCGACGAAGCCAAACAGTTTGCGCGCCGCCGCATCGTCCTGACCAACCACACGCTCGTGCCGGCCGGCAACGAGGTCTACAGCTACGACTTGGCCACCATGCTGCTGCAGCGCTACGCCATCGACCTGTCCGTTCCCGTCCATGAGCTCGTGAAACTCGGACTCGTCCAGCAGTCGAGCGAATTCTCGCTCACCATGCTGGCGCTGCGCATGTCGACCATCGTCAACGCGGTGAGCCGGCTGCATGCCGCCAAGGCCAAAGAGATCTGGACGGATCATCCGATGGTGGCCGTGACGAACGGCATCCATGTCCCGACTTGGGATCGCATCGGCGACGATCATGCCGGTGCGGGGTCGTTCTGGGCCCGGCATCAGGAAAAGAAAAAAGAATTGTTGGATCATATCCGCGCCGCCACGGGCCGGGAGTGGAGCGCTGACACCCTGCTCATCGGCTGGGCGCGCCGCATCGTCCGTTACAAGCGTCCGCTCGCGATCTTCGAGGACCTGAAACGCTTGGCCGATCTGGCGCGCGCCGCCGGCCGTCCTTTCAAGATCGTCATTTCCGGATACGCACATCCGAATGACACCGACGGCGAGGGATTATTGAAAGAGATCATGAAGTTGACCGAGGGTGAACTTGCCGACATCGCAGTTTATCTGCCGGGTTATGGCCTCGGTTCAGCGGGACTTCTCGTCGCGGGCTGCGACGTCTGGCTGAACACGCCGGTCGTCGGCTTCGAGGCTTGCGGTACGAGCGGTATGAAAGCCGCTTTGAACGGCGTGCTCCAGCTTTCGACCAAGGACGGCTGGATCCACGAGGCGCCGCTCGACAACGCCGGCTGGATCCTGCATAACGACCATCTGAATCAGGATATTTTCGACCGCCTGGAGAAGGATATTCTACCGTTATATTACGCGCGCAACGCCGCCGGCACGCCGGAACTCTGGGAAGAGCGCATGCGCCATTCGCGCGCCATGATCCTCGAACAGTTCACGGCGACCAGGATGTTCCGCGAGTACGTCGAGACGTTATATTCCTAG
- a CDS encoding class I SAM-dependent rRNA methyltransferase: protein MTTLPIVKLASGKEVSARHRHPWIFSGALAEKPADLANGALVTVAAASGQPLGVGTYSKHSSIAVRLLSFGEAVIDEAWLRGRLRRAAEVRALHGYAPGGATSGYRLVFGEADGLPGLVVDRYEDVLVLQISTAGMDLLKPLIVNALAAEFQPRCIFERSDLAVRKEEQLPDVAGPLQGEDPGLVEFQENGWRFLADVAHGQKTGYFLDQKDLRLAVSSFAAGRKTLNLFSYTGAGSIAALKGGAASVLNVDGSAAALELCPRQAELNGLKTADISSETADVFQYLATKTEPEFDMVLLDPPALIKSRKDAEEGKKAYHFLNRAALRLVRDGGILATSSCSHFLSEEDLLFVLRRASIQAGVELSVLASIRQSADHPRSVYFPENDYLKSFICLVRRTG from the coding sequence ATGACTACACTACCTATCGTCAAATTAGCCTCCGGCAAAGAGGTTTCGGCCCGCCATCGCCACCCCTGGATCTTCTCCGGGGCTTTGGCCGAAAAACCGGCTGACCTCGCGAACGGCGCGCTCGTCACCGTCGCTGCCGCTTCCGGCCAGCCGCTCGGCGTCGGCACTTATTCGAAGCACTCGTCGATCGCTGTGCGCTTGCTGTCTTTCGGCGAAGCGGTGATCGATGAAGCCTGGCTGCGCGGCCGGCTCCGGCGCGCCGCGGAAGTGCGCGCGCTCCACGGTTACGCCCCCGGCGGCGCGACCAGCGGTTACCGTCTGGTCTTCGGCGAAGCCGACGGTTTGCCCGGACTCGTGGTCGACCGTTACGAGGACGTCCTTGTCCTGCAGATCTCGACCGCGGGCATGGATCTCCTGAAACCGCTGATCGTGAATGCACTGGCCGCGGAATTCCAGCCGCGCTGCATCTTCGAACGCAGCGACCTCGCGGTCCGCAAGGAAGAGCAATTGCCCGATGTCGCCGGTCCGCTCCAGGGCGAGGATCCGGGGCTAGTCGAATTCCAGGAGAACGGCTGGCGTTTCCTGGCCGACGTCGCTCACGGACAAAAGACCGGCTACTTCCTGGATCAGAAAGACCTGCGTCTGGCTGTCAGCAGTTTCGCGGCCGGCCGCAAGACCCTGAATCTTTTTTCTTATACCGGTGCCGGCAGCATCGCCGCTCTGAAAGGCGGGGCGGCTTCGGTCCTGAACGTCGACGGTTCGGCCGCGGCGCTCGAGCTTTGTCCGCGCCAGGCGGAACTGAACGGCCTCAAGACCGCTGACATCTCTTCCGAGACCGCCGATGTCTTCCAGTATCTCGCGACCAAGACCGAGCCCGAATTCGATATGGTGCTGCTCGATCCGCCGGCCCTGATCAAGAGCCGCAAGGATGCCGAAGAGGGGAAGAAGGCTTACCATTTCCTGAATCGCGCCGCCCTGCGCCTGGTCCGCGACGGCGGGATCCTCGCGACTTCCAGCTGCTCGCACTTCCTGTCCGAGGAGGATCTGTTGTTCGTCCTGCGCCGGGCTTCGATCCAGGCCGGCGTCGAACTTTCAGTTTTGGCTTCGATCCGGCAGAGCGCCGATCATCCGCGCTCGGTCTATTTCCCGGAGAATGATTATCTGAAATCGTTCATCTGCCTGGTCCGCCGGACCGGTTGA
- a CDS encoding L,D-transpeptidase family protein: MTTVKKRQNGSFALGIRQSASALAILLAWGFFIPVAPLWAAESDLTDTDHDGLTDLQETSIYFTDPTLPDTDGDDYDDLAEIRNGYSPRHGAGARLIQVDSDSDYLNDAWELVLGTGLMNPDSDGDLYLDGTEVAASYNPLDPSSKKLEKLIKVDLARQRLEYSFAGKQFGAFPISSGISGMSTPRGEFSILDKQPSKDYGGRGFGFYYPDTKWNLHFTTQRWRYYIHGAYWHNDFGRPKSHGCVNVSYNDMEALYWWAQVGTKVVIN; the protein is encoded by the coding sequence ATGACCACGGTCAAAAAACGGCAAAACGGTTCATTTGCGTTGGGTATCCGGCAGTCGGCATCAGCCCTGGCCATATTATTGGCGTGGGGTTTTTTTATTCCGGTCGCGCCGCTCTGGGCGGCCGAGTCCGATCTGACCGATACGGACCATGACGGCCTGACGGATCTTCAGGAAACGAGCATTTATTTCACCGATCCGACGTTGCCCGATACCGACGGCGACGATTATGACGATCTGGCCGAGATCCGGAACGGCTACTCGCCGCGGCATGGAGCCGGCGCCCGGCTGATTCAGGTCGATTCGGACAGCGACTACCTGAATGACGCCTGGGAACTGGTCCTGGGCACGGGTCTCATGAATCCGGATTCGGACGGCGATCTCTACCTCGACGGCACCGAGGTAGCGGCGTCGTATAACCCGCTCGATCCGTCGTCCAAAAAATTGGAGAAACTGATCAAGGTGGACCTCGCTCGGCAGCGCCTGGAATATTCTTTCGCCGGCAAGCAGTTCGGCGCCTTTCCGATCTCCAGTGGCATCAGCGGCATGTCGACGCCCAGGGGAGAGTTCAGCATCCTGGACAAGCAGCCGAGCAAGGATTACGGCGGTCGCGGTTTCGGTTTCTATTATCCGGATACGAAATGGAACCTGCATTTCACCACGCAACGCTGGCGTTACTACATCCACGGCGCGTATTGGCACAATGATTTCGGCCGACCGAAAAGCCACGGCTGTGTGAACGTCTCCTATAACGACATGGAAGCGCTTTATTGGTGGGCGCAGGTCGGAACTAAGGTCGTCATCAATTGA
- a CDS encoding M3 family metallopeptidase has protein sequence MVASAINLGAENWRWDLSCFYSGLDDPQLEADIQALELAAPTFHQNFQGRLKDKLGAALADLIGIEQLSSKVLTYLTFRHHLDLGDAVIQAKLADASNRLSLACGKFLKFMDHEIVALDQADIDRQAAADPLVEKHRPYLQGIREEQPYLLSEPVEQALAIREPFGPDSWASFHEELQADLRFDHAGQELTLEEMLDLAYENSNPEIRAATLKTLNEGLKGVFANYAAQTLYQLAAAKRLEDKERGYKHPLEARNRENAVSDAMVEALHRAVADEGPALVKRFYRLKAAHLGLPRLRWSDRNVKIGQADGTKIPFDEAVRIVVDAYQAFSPTLAALVRQILVERHVDAPATPGKMGGAYEQSATLPGGRTVAFTLLNYLGSTRDVMTLAHELGHGVHDLLVSASQGTLMAEAPTAYCETASVFGEMLVFDDLRRQYAGDPRRLLALIMGKIDDIMTTVVRQIGFSNFEQRLHGTDRKLSVEELCAIWIEETKKLYGEAFTYENTDHLWAYLPHFHQPFYVYSYAFGELLTHSLFAVRGNFPPGEFESKYCDLLRNSSVEDAIGLLKPFGLDPADAKFWSQGLELSLGSLIAEAEKLSYLLGVSF, from the coding sequence ATGGTTGCATCCGCCATCAATCTGGGCGCTGAAAACTGGCGCTGGGACCTGTCTTGTTTCTATTCCGGACTCGACGACCCGCAGCTCGAAGCCGACATTCAAGCACTCGAACTTGCCGCTCCGACTTTCCACCAGAACTTCCAGGGCCGGCTCAAGGACAAACTGGGCGCCGCGCTCGCGGACCTGATCGGGATCGAACAGTTGTCCAGCAAAGTACTCACCTACCTGACGTTCAGGCATCATCTGGACCTCGGCGACGCCGTCATCCAGGCGAAACTCGCCGACGCCTCCAATCGTCTGAGCCTCGCCTGCGGCAAGTTTCTCAAGTTCATGGATCACGAGATCGTCGCGCTTGACCAGGCGGACATCGACCGCCAGGCGGCCGCTGACCCGCTCGTCGAAAAGCATCGGCCCTATCTGCAGGGCATCCGCGAAGAACAGCCCTACCTGCTCTCCGAACCGGTCGAACAGGCGCTCGCTATCCGCGAACCTTTCGGTCCGGACTCCTGGGCATCATTCCATGAGGAGCTCCAGGCCGACCTGCGTTTCGATCACGCGGGCCAGGAATTGACGCTCGAGGAGATGCTCGATCTGGCCTACGAAAATTCGAATCCGGAGATCCGCGCCGCCACCCTGAAGACCCTGAACGAAGGTCTGAAAGGCGTCTTCGCGAACTACGCGGCACAGACGCTCTATCAGCTCGCCGCCGCCAAGCGGCTGGAGGATAAAGAACGCGGCTACAAGCATCCGCTGGAGGCCCGCAACCGCGAGAATGCCGTATCGGACGCGATGGTCGAAGCGCTGCATCGGGCCGTGGCCGACGAAGGTCCGGCGCTTGTGAAGCGTTTCTACCGCCTCAAGGCCGCTCATCTCGGATTGCCGCGTCTCCGCTGGAGCGACCGCAACGTCAAGATCGGCCAGGCTGACGGAACCAAGATCCCCTTCGACGAGGCCGTGCGGATCGTCGTGGACGCCTACCAGGCTTTCTCGCCGACCCTCGCCGCGCTCGTGCGGCAGATACTCGTCGAGAGACACGTCGACGCGCCGGCAACGCCCGGCAAGATGGGCGGCGCTTACGAACAATCCGCGACCCTGCCCGGCGGCCGGACCGTCGCGTTCACGCTCTTGAACTACCTGGGCTCGACCCGCGACGTCATGACGCTCGCCCATGAGCTCGGCCACGGCGTGCACGACCTGCTCGTGAGCGCCAGCCAAGGCACGCTCATGGCGGAAGCGCCGACAGCCTACTGCGAGACCGCCTCGGTCTTCGGCGAAATGCTCGTCTTCGACGATCTCCGTCGCCAGTATGCCGGCGATCCGCGCCGCCTGCTGGCCCTGATCATGGGCAAGATCGACGATATCATGACCACCGTGGTCCGACAGATCGGCTTCTCGAACTTCGAACAGCGGCTTCACGGCACGGACCGGAAACTGTCGGTCGAGGAACTATGCGCGATCTGGATCGAAGAGACCAAGAAACTCTACGGCGAGGCTTTCACCTACGAGAACACGGATCACCTCTGGGCCTACCTGCCCCATTTCCACCAGCCGTTCTACGTCTACAGCTACGCCTTCGGCGAACTGCTGACGCACTCGCTGTTCGCAGTGCGCGGCAACTTCCCTCCCGGCGAATTCGAATCCAAATACTGCGACTTGCTCCGCAACAGCAGCGTCGAAGATGCGATCGGACTATTGAAGCCGTTCGGCCTCGACCCCGCGGACGCGAAATTCTGGTCCCAAGGACTGGAGCTCTCGCTCGGCAGCCTCATCGCCGAAGCCGAGAAGCTGTCTTACCTGCTCGGCGTCAGCTTCTAG
- a CDS encoding M3 family oligoendopeptidase, giving the protein MLRQLRFWLAVCLLVCSCTHAESSVKSCAISDRSGNEMCWDLKVFYKGIDDPQIAADLTRIEKSLHKFRTDYQGRLNTSLGSAIAAYDEIDQLMNKVLAFLMLKTSQNLTDEKVRSKYVDAEQRLSLAVSENLNFFEHEVIQLNQETLDRQIAADPNLKRLTPFIRSIRAKKQHLLSENIEAALAARAPYGAESWVKFYEEIEAELRFTFNDKNVTLKELLNIMSAAPDPEERAAAQKALNDGFSGFFARYAAQTLNMIAGAKAVEDRERRFAHPMDERNRSNAVPDQVVNALHDAVKETAAPLARRYYRLKGAILGLERMRWSDRNARLPFDNAGSDIPFDQAMRTVASAYQSFSPTMAAYVRQMYAERRIDAPASAGKANGAFCLTIMIPKDRAVSFVLLNYQGSERDVMTLAHELGHAVHGQLAAEAQGSLMNGAPMAYAETASVFGEMIVFDYLRAEAAKKGDKEAQLALLMEKIDDVINTSVRQISFSNFERRVHAAGRRLTVDELNAIWLEVTKEMYGAEGDVFTYENMEYLWVYVPHFHRPFYVYSYAFGELLTHSLYGQRARLGDRFEPLYLDLLRSGGTKNAVDLVRPFGLDPNDPKFWSQGIELSLGAMVQEAERLSRELGYDVP; this is encoded by the coding sequence ATGCTTCGACAGCTCCGTTTTTGGCTAGCCGTCTGTTTGTTGGTTTGCAGCTGCACTCATGCCGAGTCGTCGGTCAAATCCTGCGCAATCAGCGACCGCAGCGGCAATGAGATGTGCTGGGATCTGAAGGTCTTCTATAAAGGGATCGACGATCCACAGATCGCCGCCGACCTTACTCGTATCGAAAAGTCGCTCCACAAATTCCGGACTGACTACCAGGGCCGGCTGAACACAAGCCTCGGCTCGGCCATCGCGGCCTATGACGAGATCGACCAGCTCATGAACAAAGTCCTGGCTTTCCTGATGCTCAAGACCAGCCAGAATCTGACCGATGAAAAAGTGCGGTCAAAGTATGTTGACGCCGAACAGCGTCTCAGTTTGGCGGTTTCGGAAAACCTCAACTTCTTCGAACACGAGGTGATCCAACTCAACCAGGAAACGCTTGATCGGCAGATCGCGGCTGATCCGAACCTGAAACGGCTCACGCCGTTCATCCGGTCCATCCGCGCCAAGAAGCAGCATCTGCTTTCGGAAAATATCGAAGCAGCTCTGGCCGCGCGCGCGCCTTACGGCGCCGAATCCTGGGTCAAATTCTACGAGGAGATCGAAGCCGAACTACGCTTCACCTTCAACGACAAGAACGTGACGCTGAAGGAACTCCTGAACATCATGTCCGCGGCGCCTGATCCCGAAGAGCGCGCGGCGGCCCAGAAGGCGCTGAACGACGGTTTCAGCGGTTTCTTCGCCCGCTACGCCGCCCAGACGCTGAACATGATCGCTGGAGCCAAAGCGGTCGAGGATCGGGAGCGCCGGTTCGCGCATCCGATGGACGAGCGCAACCGCAGCAATGCCGTTCCGGACCAAGTGGTCAACGCGCTCCATGACGCGGTCAAAGAGACCGCTGCGCCGCTCGCCCGGCGCTATTACCGCCTCAAAGGGGCGATCCTAGGATTGGAACGGATGCGCTGGAGCGACCGCAACGCCCGGTTGCCGTTCGATAACGCCGGCTCCGACATCCCGTTCGATCAAGCGATGCGGACGGTGGCCTCGGCCTACCAAAGCTTCAGTCCGACCATGGCCGCGTATGTCCGACAGATGTACGCCGAGCGGCGTATCGACGCGCCCGCTTCCGCGGGCAAAGCGAACGGGGCTTTCTGCCTCACGATCATGATCCCGAAAGACCGCGCCGTCTCGTTCGTGCTCCTTAATTATCAAGGTTCCGAACGGGACGTTATGACGCTCGCCCACGAACTCGGCCATGCCGTCCACGGGCAGCTGGCCGCCGAGGCTCAGGGATCGCTGATGAACGGAGCGCCGATGGCTTACGCCGAAACCGCTTCGGTCTTCGGCGAAATGATCGTCTTCGACTATCTGCGCGCTGAAGCGGCCAAAAAGGGCGACAAAGAAGCCCAGCTGGCCCTGCTCATGGAAAAGATCGACGACGTGATCAACACCAGTGTCCGGCAGATCAGCTTCTCGAACTTCGAGCGGCGGGTCCATGCCGCCGGACGCCGGCTCACGGTCGACGAACTCAACGCCATCTGGCTCGAGGTCACCAAGGAAATGTATGGCGCCGAGGGCGACGTATTCACTTACGAGAACATGGAGTACCTCTGGGTCTACGTCCCCCACTTCCATCGGCCGTTCTACGTCTACAGCTACGCCTTCGGCGAACTGCTGACGCACAGCCTCTACGGCCAGCGCGCCCGGCTCGGCGACAGATTCGAACCGCTCTACCTGGATCTGCTCCGGTCCGGCGGCACCAAGAATGCCGTCGATCTGGTGCGCCCCTTCGGCCTCGACCCGAACGATCCCAAATTCTGGTCCCAGGGCATCGAGCTCAGCTTGGGCGCGATGGTCCAGGAAGCCGAACGCCTGAGCCGCGAGCTCGGCTACGACGTTCCGTAA
- a CDS encoding ATP-binding cassette domain-containing protein — protein MSIVEVNGLTKKFGDFTAVEAVSFNVNEGEIFGFLGPNGAGKSTTIAMLTTLLQPTAGEARVNGFSVIRDRDEVRRSIGIVFQDPSLDDRLTAEENLRFHARLYGVSGAEYRRRLEEVLRLVELWDRKDHIVRTFSGGMKRRLEIARGLIHYPKLLFLDEPTLGLDPQTRSHLWEYVLKLKRDQKMTIFMTTHYMQEAEYCDRIAVIDHGRIVALDTPAELKKQVGVDTVTVIAADHDALKLTLRDRYGLESRELGGAVEFGVVEGEKFLPKFLAEPGLKISSVALRKPTLDDVFLKLTGRVIRDQEAGAADKLRNHLHGRPAHH, from the coding sequence ATGAGCATTGTTGAAGTGAACGGTCTGACCAAGAAATTCGGCGATTTCACGGCCGTGGAGGCGGTCAGTTTCAACGTGAACGAAGGCGAGATCTTCGGTTTTCTCGGACCGAACGGCGCCGGCAAATCTACGACCATCGCCATGCTGACGACGCTGCTCCAACCGACCGCTGGCGAAGCCCGCGTGAACGGTTTCAGCGTGATCCGGGACCGCGACGAGGTCCGCCGCAGCATCGGCATCGTCTTTCAGGACCCTTCCCTGGATGATCGTCTGACCGCCGAAGAGAATCTTCGCTTCCATGCCCGGCTTTACGGCGTGAGCGGGGCTGAATATCGCCGACGGCTCGAGGAGGTCCTGCGCCTCGTCGAACTCTGGGACCGCAAAGACCATATCGTCAGGACTTTTTCCGGCGGCATGAAACGTCGGCTGGAGATCGCCCGCGGCCTGATCCACTACCCGAAACTGCTGTTCCTTGACGAACCCACTCTCGGACTCGATCCGCAGACTCGGAGTCATCTGTGGGAATATGTCCTCAAACTCAAGCGCGACCAGAAGATGACCATCTTCATGACCACGCATTATATGCAGGAGGCTGAATATTGTGATCGCATCGCTGTCATTGATCATGGCCGCATCGTGGCTCTGGATACTCCGGCGGAACTGAAGAAACAGGTCGGCGTCGACACTGTGACCGTGATCGCGGCCGATCATGACGCGCTCAAGCTGACGCTGCGCGATCGTTACGGTCTGGAATCGCGCGAGCTCGGCGGAGCGGTCGAATTCGGCGTGGTTGAAGGGGAGAAATTCCTGCCGAAATTTTTGGCCGAACCGGGGCTGAAGATCTCTTCCGTCGCTTTGCGTAAACCGACCCTCGACGACGTTTTCCTGAAACTGACCGGCCGGGTCATCCGCGACCAGGAAGCCGGAGCCGCCGACAAACTCCGAAACCATCTGCACGGCCGCCCCGCGCATCATTGA